A stretch of DNA from Toxotes jaculatrix isolate fToxJac2 chromosome 15, fToxJac2.pri, whole genome shotgun sequence:
TTTTCAAGGGCAGAGTAGTAAGGGCCACTCTCTCACattctgtgtgtttaagtggCCATATGTAAAACActatgtatgcgtgtgtgccaTAATGTACAAGCGCATGAATTTTTGAATAGATAAGTCTGACAGCCAAGTTCGTGTCTGTATAAATGCTGAACTCAGTGATGGACTGACATGGTTGGGCTTGGCCATGTTCCTCCATGTCCTACTATCCCAGAAGCACCCTCTGCAGGCGGTCGGCGGGAACGCTGCTCTCGTCTTCCGACTCTGCATCGCTCTGAGGGTTGGAGCTGCAGGGAGAGGTGCACTCTGGAGAGCACAGGTAATGCATGAGGGGCAGCCGGTACTTCCCACAGAAGTCCACAAATTTGATCTGGCGCACACATGAATCAAAGTAGACGCCTGGAGAAAGTCGAGAGTGGCTGGTCAGTGACTTGTATTGTTCTGTGTAACAGATGATTAATACATTAAATGACCATCATAAATTCAAATGTAAGTCAAACTATGGAGCCAGGCAGGAAACAGTAAAGTACAGATTCAAGAACAGGATTTGTTATCACAGTGGTTCTCAAATTGGGGAGAGGTCATAAGATAAAACTGAGTGGTCACCAGATCATTAccaggagaggaaaacagaaaaaagtgcaTTTATGATATACAAATTTATgcttaacaaaacacacaaaaaaaaccctcaacaTAAATCTGCAATTTTCTCAACACTGTCTTACCAGCACACTTGGGGTTGGGGCACTTGCTGGCCAGGTCCAAGTACCGCAGCAAATTTGAGGGCAGGTCACAGGGAGAGTAGGGAATATTTCTGCTCTTAATCGTACGTCCTGCCAGCTCTAACAGCGAAGGAGGGTCGTAGGTCATCTCCTTCACAAAGCGCACCACCAGTGGGTTGCCTCGGAGGCTGAGCTCCTGCAGGTGCACCAGGCAGAGGATCTCCCTTGGCAGGTAAGTAAGCAAGTTGTTGTGGAGACTTAAGGATCGCAGCGAGTGGAGCCTGGAATGAGACCGAGAGGCACTTTGGCACTTTCTATCTGCAAAATATGACTAAAGGAATGTGCAAGGGCAATACCCTGTGAAATTCTAGCTTTTACATCATCTCTGAGGATGTCATATACTGCAGGTTAGAGTGGTAGGACagtggtggagggctgcagttACCTGGTGAGTTGAGGGGGGACACTTTGGATGCGGTTGTCACATAGGACCAGGTAGCTGAGGTAGGGCAGGTTAGCCACTTCAGGAGGAATGGCTGAGATGAGGTTTCCACCCAGATACAACAGCTCCAGACTGAacaaaagagaagacagagtaAATTCTAAATCAATGTATGTGTTAGAAAACTGCTGAATAATATTACGAAGTATAATTTAACAGCTGAGTGACCCACAGGTAAAACTTAATGCATACCACAAGGGGGAGCTAAAGGTGCATGGTTTCATGCTCAAGAGTTCATGCGGTTCTTCTTTTGTTTCGGTGGCTACCCTTACAAAACACTAAAAAGACAATACAGGGGTGGACAGGAACTCTTTTAAGTCAGGTCCAAAATGATCTGAGATcacaatcacatttttttgtattctaCATGCATTTATGCATCATCTACTCACAGGAACATGCACAAAGACAACACGTGTAATTCATTTTGAGTTAAATTAGATTATTTATGTGATGACCTGCATCAAAGTTTGGTAGACAGCAAAACTGATGTTCATGTTTGCTGTATTAAGACAACAAATGATCCTGGTAGGTTTAATGGGGGTATGGAGTACACAGGAGGGTAATAAGGGAGCGAACcagagggacagggagagagcAACGGATGGCTGGTCAGCGAAAGTAAGCTGTCAGGCCACCTGCCTGCTAGAACTGATGACACAGCGACTGCGAGACAGGAAGCCATTATGCTGTCCTTGGTGGCTGAGCACTGAGCAAGCCC
This window harbors:
- the lrrc58b gene encoding leucine-rich repeat-containing protein 58, translated to MEIYEGAAAAGDGVLDFSRLSLSTFSADSISDERKREAKQLYLNYNRLGSLPSSVSVFCNLEFLDISNNGLSTICEGITRLARLKTLIAKNNRLDEFSLPKEFGSLQLEALNFSGNRFEEIPLQCTKLRRLQSLSLGGNRLKSIPAEIENLTSLELLYLGGNLISAIPPEVANLPYLSYLVLCDNRIQSVPPQLTRLHSLRSLSLHNNLLTYLPREILCLVHLQELSLRGNPLVVRFVKEMTYDPPSLLELAGRTIKSRNIPYSPCDLPSNLLRYLDLASKCPNPKCAGVYFDSCVRQIKFVDFCGKYRLPLMHYLCSPECTSPCSSNPQSDAESEDESSVPADRLQRVLLG